The Desulfobulbaceae bacterium DNA segment CGCCGAACACAGCACAAAGGGCAGAAACCTGCATAATGCCATCGTCCTGGTCCGTCACACCCTGGATGGATTCAATGCCCATAACGGCAAGGTGGTTTTTTTTGTTGAACACGCCGCCTCTAATACCCGCTGGGTGCTATGGTCGGCAATTGAGAATACCGACAGGTGCCCCTGGTACAATATCCTTGCAAATGAAGAACGCCACTGGCAGAGACTCAGCGGCGACCAACCCTTGCGCGAAGTTCTCGCGGGCAAAGAGGGCCAGGCGGGGTATGACTATTTCGGGCTCTTGATCGTTGGGAGCACTGCCGTACCGGAAGGCCGTTGGGAACTGAGCCAATTTTCAATTGGTCCAGCTATTGATGCTTGAATTAAGGATTTATTTCCAACAATTAACTGATAGGGAGAAATTCTACCCTGGGAGGATAAAACTCCTCTTTTAGAGACGGACCGGGATTCCATGTCCGTACAAAAAATGTTTGACCTCCTGCGGGGTCTGTTCAGTAAAGTGAAAGATACTGGCCGCGGCCACAGCTGCGGCATGACCCTCGGTAACGGCCTCCAACAGATGGCGGGCATTGCCGGCGCCACCTGAGGCGATGACCGGGATGGTTACCGCATCACATACCTGACGGATACACTCCAGCTCGAAACCGGTCATAGTCCCATCCCGCTCAATAGAGGTCAACAGAATCTCTCCAGCTCCCAACGCCTCGACCCTCCTTGAGAAATCCACCACCTCAATCCCTGTGGGCTTGCTCCCGGCATGGGTATAGACCTCATAACCGCCTGCCCTCTTCTTAAAATCAATAGACACCACTAGGCACTGAGCGCCAAATCGATTGGCCACCGCAGTGATCAGCCCCGGAGTTTCAACTGCGGCCGAGTTAATAGCCACCTTATCCGCCCCTACCATCAGCAAACGATGCACATCTTCCACTGAACGTACCCCCCCACCGACGGTCAGCGGCATGAAACATTCGTCGGCCAGATCATCGACAATCTCGAAGTCGGGCGGGCGTCTCTCGCTGGTGGCAGAAATATCGAGGAAGAGCAACTCGTCCACTCCTCGCAGGCTATAAACCATAATTGCTTGCAGAGCGCTGCCGACCCTCCGCCAGGAGTCAAAGCCCACCCCCTTGACCAGGCCAAAATTTTTATACAGCAAAGTAGGAATAATTCGGATCTTCAGCATAGGGCAATAAAGTTCCGCAGTAGCCATTGTCCCATCGCCAGGCTTTTTTCCGGATGAAACTGAACACCAAAACAACGATCACGGCCCACCGTTGACACAATGCCACCGCAGTATGGGGTCCGGCTCATAATGTAACGCTCATCACAACAAAAATGAAAGCTATGAACAAAATAGAAGTCAGTGCCAGTAGGTATTCCTTCAGCCAGTAAGCACTCTGCTGCCCACACCACCTCGTTCCAGCCAACGTGGGGAATTCGGGTCTCCGGTGCATCAGGGATCAAACGCACGATCTCACCGGGGATCAGATCGAGCCCTGCGATCTTCCCTCCCTCGTGACCCAGGCTGGCCATCAGCTGCATGCCAAGACAAATTCCCAAAAAGGGAACAACCTCACCCAGCACTCGCTGCCTCAGAGGCGCCACAAAGCCACGCTCGGTCAGATTGCGCATGGCATCGTTGAAGGAGCCGACACCGGGCAAGATGATGCCATCGGCAGATGTAACCATCTCCGGATCGTCAGTGATCACCGGTGTCCCGCCACACTTTTCGACAGCCCGACCAACCGAATCAAGGTTGCACAGGCCATAGTCAATGATTGCAATCTCCTTCATGGGTTATCGTCATTAACCTTGGTAAGATTCCCGTAGCGGTCCTTCTCCAGACGGCCCTTGGCATCACAGACAAAAATCTTCTTGTTGGTGAACCGATCGCAGAGCTTGACAAACTCGTCCAACGACATATCGATCTCCTCCAGAATTTCTTCCAAGCGGCGGCCAAGATAGAGCCAGGGAAATTTGCCATCGTGACGTTTGACCAAAGGCATGGCATTCTGGCGCGAAATCCGACCCCGGCGAATATGGAGGCAAGCAATATCAGTAGCTCGGCCAAAGCCGTACTTCAGAAACTTGAAATAGTCATGAATTCCAGTCTGGTAATTATCCAAGTTCTCGTAGTTGGCAAAAGACCCCTCAACAAACTGAGGGCACGTCTCAAAGCCGTGCCCCTGGGCAATAATTGAGTTATGATACCCGTCCCAAGGCAGATAATAGCCAAGAAAGAGCCCTGTTACCCCAACCCTCTTGAGATCCTCGTCGCTTGGATAAGTGTATTGAATAAGATGTCGCCGCTCAATCCCGTCAGTACCGATAAGGTCCGACACCCTGAGTCCCAAAAGACCGCCGAACTCTTCCAACCAACTCCTGCTCAAAGTGTTGTTGTCTGCATCGGCTGCCGGTCCGCCGTACTCATTCTGAGAGTTCTCTCCCCAAATAATAAGCGGGATATTGAGCTGTACCGCCATCCTTACCGGCACCGTAAAAATAGTCACATGCTCCGGCCAGGAGATGTCACCGATATTGGCCAGGGCAAACTTGTTAATTTTGCCCCGCACCCGGCGATCAGTCGTCACCTCGATATAATCGACCCCTAATGATTTAAGGTTATCGATATTTCGCCGCCCAATATCAGAGAGCGAACAGGTAGTGGAAGTGACACAGAGTGGGTTCATCCCCAACTCCAGCATCTTGATCACCTGAAAATGGCTATCCTTACCGCCACTCACCGGCACAATGCAATCGTAGTTACTGCCATCACGATTACGATAGCGTTCGAGAACGGAAATGAGTTCCGTGTGCCGAACAACCCAATCGACATGACCACGTTTCTCATAGTAACGACAGGCGCTGCACACCCCAGAATCATCAAACTCAAGATCAGGCTTGGTTTCCGGCATAACGCACGAAGAACAGTAACGGATCATGATAAACTCCTTTATCTTTTATCCAGCGAATACGCCGTCAAATCTTGTAAGCGATGCCAACATAACCACAAGGCACTGTGTCTGGCAATTCGCCGTAAATCTTAAGCCTTGGATCAAGACAAAAATCTTCCATAGGCCCTATCGCCTTGACCAAAGAAATATGAAATTTATTGGCGAACAAATCATCAATCCCCTTCCGGGTAAACCTATGATAGTCGTGCGGAAAAGAGTGATACGCCAGATTAAGCGGCACACCGAAAACAAACAACCCGTCATTAGCCAATACCCTATAAATCTCTGCCAATGCTGCCGGAACATCCGGAACATGCTCCAATGCCCAAACCGAAAAGACTACATCATAGGCCGCATCAGTAATGCAGGCAGAAAGGTCTTGAATGTCACCAACGATGTCCGGGAAATGCCATCTCTCCATGTCGAGTCTTTGGTAAGAAGAAGCTTGACTGAAGTACTCCCGGTACAATCCACCTTCCTTGTCTAAATCTTTTCCTGAACCTACGCTCAACACCTTGCCGCCCAATTCTCGGCATGTCAAGCGCAACCACTCGTTACTCTCCTTACGCAAAATACTTGGTAACGTAGAATTCTGGTTAAAAGTAAGGGCATGGCGGTAACAGGATAAGGCCTCGGCATTGCATCCATGCCGATTAAAACCATTCCCCAACAGCATACAGGCATCAACTGAATCAAATCGACGCACCAGCGCTGCACGATAATAATCTAGAGCCTGTTGAACACTGCCTTGCTCATCACAGAGATTTCCTAATGAATACCAAGGAATCACATTCTCCGGATCAATCGCTTGCGCCTTCAAATAATGTGCGATCGCCCCCGACTGATCGCCAATCTTCTGTAACGACTGACCAAGACGAATTTGTGCTTTTGCCCACGCTGGTTGCAACTCAACAACCTTCTTGAAAAGATCGACCGCTCCAGCATCGTCCCCTTGCAGATCCAAGGCGATCGCCAAATTAAAAAAATAATACGGAGGAGGGGCCGTATGGACAGCAACCGCCCGCATCAACCTCTCAACAGCCAGATCATTCTCGCCTTTTTGACAAGACATTACACCCAGCATATGTATTGCATCGGGGTTATCTGAATCATGGGCAAGGATACCTTTATACACTCCTTCCGCCTCATCAAATTGGCTGTTATTAAACAACTCAAAGGCTTGTCCCAACGCTTTATCCGTATCACTTGAGATAACATTCATTTCTTCTCTCCTGGTCTTCTTTCAATAGAGCAATGCCACCCTTAAATCAGATGATGACGGGATCATTACAGACATGCTGCCTAAACACAACCGCGGCTATCGTCATGACTTGCCTCCGACAGGGCCTGCCGCACCTCAGCAAAGAGCCCGATCCAGTCTCCTGGCCGTTGTTGCCTGAACAGACGCATAGTCGGATACCATGGGCTGTCCTCCCGATAAAGCATCCACCGCCAATCCGGAACAAAAGGCAGCAGCACCCACACCGGCTTACCCATCGCCCCGGCAAGATGGGCCACCGAGGTATCGACCGTAATCACCAGATCCAGGTGAAAGATCATAGCCGCCGTATCAGCAAAGGTGGCTAGGTGCGGCGCGAGATCAATGACTCCTTCCGTCAGCACTGATTGTTGCCCTTGTTTCTGCAAACTGAAAAAGACCGTGCCTGGCGTCTCGTGCAACATGGAAAAATCTTCATATTGGCAGGACCTGTTTCGGTCGTTACGATGACTTGGATTCCCTTGCCAGACAATACCGACCTTCCGTGAGCCTCCAACTTGATCAAAAAGCTCCTGATAGTGCTTGACCCCCTCCGAGTCGGGAGTGAGGTATGGGACAACAGCTGGCAGATCACTCAAGGTGATCTCCAAGATCGCCGGCAGATTGAGCAGTGGTACCTGATAATCAAATAATTCAAGTGAGGCTGCCACCTGTTGCCGATCAATAATCTCCACCCCTGACAGAGATCGTAACAGCCCACAAAGCGAAGTCTCACAGGCCAAGATAATCTTGCCCACCCGCTGGCGAATCAGTGGGAGAAAGCGAATAAACTGAATGATATCACCAACGCCCTGTTCGGTATATACAAGGAGAGATGCCTCTGGACTCCACTCTCCGCACCACTCCGGCTTGGGTAAAAAAACAACAGGTGTTTCCTTGCGCCGCCACCGCCATGCGTACTCCTTAAATCCCGCCAAGAAATCGCCCTGTATTAACAGGCAATGACTTAGATTCCAATGAGCCTCAACCATGTCCTGGTTCAACGCTATTGCCCGCCGGTACATGGAAAGTGCTGTATCGATTTGATTCTGCTTCTGCCAGTAACATCCCAGATTATAATACGCCCGGTCAAAGTCCGGATTACATATCACAGCCTGTTGATATGCCTTAAAGGCCTCAGGATAGTCCCCAAGATCAAAATAGGAGTTACCCAGATTAGAGTAGGCATCTGCGAAATCCTGTTGAATAGCTATGGCTTGTCGGTAAGTGGCAATCGCCGCATCAAAGTCGCCGACAGCATGATAGACTAGGCCAAGGTTGTTGATCACCTTAATGTTCTCCGGATCTAAAGCCAAGGCATGCATGAAGCGAGTAATCGCCTCTGCATAACGACCGGTTTCGCTCAATGCAATTCCCATATTGTAGTGCGCCAGGATAAAATCCGGTTTGATGTCCAAGCAATGACCATAAAAGGCAATCGCCTCGTCGAAACGGCCCTGAGATTGAATCACTATGGCCAGTCCGAAAAAAACCTCACTATTGTAGGGGGTTAGAACAAGCGCCTGGCGATAGGCCAACTCTGCCTCGGTATACCTTGCGAGTTTCTGCAGGGTAATCGCCATATTGAAATGAACTTCCGCATCCCTAGGACACATTGAAGCCACTCTGCGATACTGGTCAAGGGCCTGAACACGATCTCCGGCATTAAAAAGAGAATTCGCCAATTGAAAACGAATAGCCGGATCTTCCTCAATGGCTAACGCCTGACAAAAAGACTGAATTGCCTCTTCTCCCCTTCCTGTCTTTTCAAGAACAAGGGCTAGATTGACCCAAGCATCATAATAAGTGGGCAACAACCGGGCCGCCTCCCGAAAGTGATCAGCGGCCTGGGACAATTCGCCTCGCATCGCCAGAATATTACCAA contains these protein-coding regions:
- the hisH gene encoding imidazole glycerol phosphate synthase subunit HisH — translated: MKEIAIIDYGLCNLDSVGRAVEKCGGTPVITDDPEMVTSADGIILPGVGSFNDAMRNLTERGFVAPLRQRVLGEVVPFLGICLGMQLMASLGHEGGKIAGLDLIPGEIVRLIPDAPETRIPHVGWNEVVWAAECLLAEGIPTGTDFYFVHSFHFCCDERYIMSRTPYCGGIVSTVGRDRCFGVQFHPEKSLAMGQWLLRNFIALC
- a CDS encoding tetratricopeptide repeat protein, which encodes MYSDFSQQRHLSSVPPLIISEIDEAHRLFNAGAIGEAEALCVHRLARVPADGKSMALLGLIRHQQGDNEAALRLLHAAVAAIADDSLYRCNLGVVLLAVGRYSEAEAALVQAVLLDPGFAEAHFNLGNILAMRGELSQAADHFREAARLLPTYYDAWVNLALVLEKTGRGEEAIQSFCQALAIEEDPAIRFQLANSLFNAGDRVQALDQYRRVASMCPRDAEVHFNMAITLQKLARYTEAELAYRQALVLTPYNSEVFFGLAIVIQSQGRFDEAIAFYGHCLDIKPDFILAHYNMGIALSETGRYAEAITRFMHALALDPENIKVINNLGLVYHAVGDFDAAIATYRQAIAIQQDFADAYSNLGNSYFDLGDYPEAFKAYQQAVICNPDFDRAYYNLGCYWQKQNQIDTALSMYRRAIALNQDMVEAHWNLSHCLLIQGDFLAGFKEYAWRWRRKETPVVFLPKPEWCGEWSPEASLLVYTEQGVGDIIQFIRFLPLIRQRVGKIILACETSLCGLLRSLSGVEIIDRQQVAASLELFDYQVPLLNLPAILEITLSDLPAVVPYLTPDSEGVKHYQELFDQVGGSRKVGIVWQGNPSHRNDRNRSCQYEDFSMLHETPGTVFFSLQKQGQQSVLTEGVIDLAPHLATFADTAAMIFHLDLVITVDTSVAHLAGAMGKPVWVLLPFVPDWRWMLYREDSPWYPTMRLFRQQRPGDWIGLFAEVRQALSEASHDDSRGCV
- a CDS encoding tetratricopeptide repeat protein, coding for MNVISSDTDKALGQAFELFNNSQFDEAEGVYKGILAHDSDNPDAIHMLGVMSCQKGENDLAVERLMRAVAVHTAPPPYYFFNLAIALDLQGDDAGAVDLFKKVVELQPAWAKAQIRLGQSLQKIGDQSGAIAHYLKAQAIDPENVIPWYSLGNLCDEQGSVQQALDYYRAALVRRFDSVDACMLLGNGFNRHGCNAEALSCYRHALTFNQNSTLPSILRKESNEWLRLTCRELGGKVLSVGSGKDLDKEGGLYREYFSQASSYQRLDMERWHFPDIVGDIQDLSACITDAAYDVVFSVWALEHVPDVPAALAEIYRVLANDGLFVFGVPLNLAYHSFPHDYHRFTRKGIDDLFANKFHISLVKAIGPMEDFCLDPRLKIYGELPDTVPCGYVGIAYKI
- a CDS encoding N-acetyl sugar amidotransferase is translated as MIRYCSSCVMPETKPDLEFDDSGVCSACRYYEKRGHVDWVVRHTELISVLERYRNRDGSNYDCIVPVSGGKDSHFQVIKMLELGMNPLCVTSTTCSLSDIGRRNIDNLKSLGVDYIEVTTDRRVRGKINKFALANIGDISWPEHVTIFTVPVRMAVQLNIPLIIWGENSQNEYGGPAADADNNTLSRSWLEEFGGLLGLRVSDLIGTDGIERRHLIQYTYPSDEDLKRVGVTGLFLGYYLPWDGYHNSIIAQGHGFETCPQFVEGSFANYENLDNYQTGIHDYFKFLKYGFGRATDIACLHIRRGRISRQNAMPLVKRHDGKFPWLYLGRRLEEILEEIDMSLDEFVKLCDRFTNKKIFVCDAKGRLEKDRYGNLTKVNDDNP
- the hisF gene encoding imidazole glycerol phosphate synthase subunit HisF translates to MLKIRIIPTLLYKNFGLVKGVGFDSWRRVGSALQAIMVYSLRGVDELLFLDISATSERRPPDFEIVDDLADECFMPLTVGGGVRSVEDVHRLLMVGADKVAINSAAVETPGLITAVANRFGAQCLVVSIDFKKRAGGYEVYTHAGSKPTGIEVVDFSRRVEALGAGEILLTSIERDGTMTGFELECIRQVCDAVTIPVIASGGAGNARHLLEAVTEGHAAAVAAASIFHFTEQTPQEVKHFLYGHGIPVRL